A portion of the Candidatus Pristimantibacillus lignocellulolyticus genome contains these proteins:
- the rbsD gene encoding D-ribose pyranase — MKKHGILNSHISKILSDLGHTDTIVIADVGLPIPKDVPRIDLALKLGVPSFEDVVNIIAEDIVIEKIIVAEELEENNTETSQFINAQFKEIEIKRVSHEQFKNLTQHAKVIIRTGEAKPYANCILQSGVNFGK; from the coding sequence ATGAAAAAACATGGAATATTAAACAGCCATATTAGTAAAATCCTTTCTGACTTGGGGCATACGGACACGATTGTCATCGCAGACGTTGGACTTCCAATTCCAAAAGATGTTCCAAGGATTGATTTAGCTCTTAAACTTGGTGTCCCAAGCTTTGAAGATGTAGTGAACATCATTGCAGAAGATATTGTTATTGAAAAAATAATAGTAGCTGAAGAGCTTGAGGAAAATAATACAGAAACATCACAATTCATAAACGCTCAATTTAAGGAAATTGAAATCAAAAGGGTTTCACATGAACAATTTAAAAATCTAACCCAGCATGCAAAAGTCATTATTAGAACAGGTGAAGCCAAACCATATGCAAACTGCATACTTCAATCAGGAGTTAATTTTGGAAAATGA
- the rbsK gene encoding ribokinase — protein MVKICVIGSCAMDLVVTSTRRPNAGETVLGDKFSTVPGGKGANQAIAAARLGADVTMIGCIGEDVYGKAIIDNLINNKVNVTYVESLSDIASGTAHIILAEGDNSIIFVKGANDKVSADLVDKASETIKSVDMVLVQQEIPVETVAYVSDICHRFKIPMLLNPAPARSISEAIIENATYLTPNEHECSILFPQYTTTEALQKYPNKLFITEGSNGVRYFDDEQEVLVPTYKVNAIDTTGAGDTFNAALAVALAEGNSIQVSLEFANRAASLSVTKFGAQGGMPIRAEVEENL, from the coding sequence ATGGTAAAAATTTGTGTAATTGGAAGCTGTGCTATGGATTTAGTAGTAACGTCAACCAGAAGACCAAATGCAGGTGAAACCGTCCTTGGAGATAAATTTTCGACAGTTCCAGGGGGGAAAGGTGCAAATCAAGCTATAGCAGCGGCACGACTAGGTGCAGATGTCACGATGATTGGTTGCATTGGGGAAGATGTTTATGGCAAAGCAATCATTGATAATTTAATTAACAATAAAGTTAATGTTACCTATGTTGAATCATTGTCAGATATAGCTAGTGGAACAGCTCATATCATTTTAGCTGAAGGAGATAACAGTATCATCTTTGTCAAAGGAGCAAATGATAAAGTTAGTGCTGACCTAGTTGATAAAGCAAGTGAGACTATAAAATCTGTTGATATGGTTCTAGTTCAGCAAGAAATACCAGTAGAAACTGTAGCTTACGTAAGTGACATTTGCCATAGATTCAAAATACCGATGTTGCTTAATCCAGCACCAGCACGCTCAATTAGTGAAGCAATTATTGAAAATGCTACTTATTTAACACCGAATGAACATGAATGTTCAATTCTGTTTCCCCAATACACGACAACTGAAGCATTACAAAAATACCCTAACAAGTTATTTATCACAGAAGGTAGTAACGGTGTTAGATATTTCGATGATGAGCAGGAAGTACTCGTTCCAACTTACAAGGTAAATGCTATAGATACAACTGGAGCGGGAGACACATTCAATGCAGCACTTGCCGTTGCTCTAGCAGAAGGTAACTCGATACAAGTTAGTTTAGAGTTTGCTAATCGAGCAGCTTCTTTATCTGTCACTAAATTCGGAGCTCAAGGTGGAATGCCAATAAGAGCTGAAGTAGAGGAGAACTTATAA
- a CDS encoding sugar ABC transporter ATP-binding protein, translating into MKVEMSDIYKSFGANRVLTGVDFELREGEVHALMGENGAGKSTLMNILIGLHKRDQGTIIIDGQETYFANPKEAEKRGIAFIHQELNVWRDMTVLDNLFIGKEMSTSIGLLNMKEMSDLANKQFKKLSVTIPLNQEAGECSVGEKQMIEIAKALMTDAKVIVMDEPTAALTEREIQKLFEVIASLKKEGVSIVYISHRMEEIFAICDRITVMRDGKTVDTKPIPETNFDDVVKKMVGRELTDRFPVSQSKPAEVVLEVKNASKKGQFKDVNFSVRSGEIVGFSGLMGSGRTEMMRTIFGLDSLDRGEIWVKGKKVLIRNPNDAMKVGIGFVTEDRKDEGLVLDFSVRDNMVLTNLYSFAPRGVINNKKEQQFVDILIKRLHIKTQSSSTLVRNLSGGNQQKVVIAKWIGIGLSVLILDEPTRGVDVGAKREIYQLMNELTQRGVAIIMVSSELPEVLGMSDRIFVVHEGKISGELTKQEATQENIMRLATGGQ; encoded by the coding sequence ATGAAAGTTGAAATGAGTGATATATATAAGTCATTTGGTGCTAACCGTGTTTTGACAGGTGTAGATTTTGAACTTCGTGAAGGTGAAGTTCATGCGCTTATGGGTGAGAATGGTGCAGGTAAATCTACTTTGATGAATATTTTAATTGGTTTACACAAGCGGGATCAAGGAACAATTATTATAGATGGTCAGGAAACGTATTTTGCAAATCCAAAAGAAGCTGAAAAAAGAGGAATTGCATTTATCCACCAAGAGTTGAATGTGTGGCGGGATATGACGGTATTAGACAATCTGTTCATTGGGAAAGAAATGTCTACAAGTATCGGTTTACTTAACATGAAAGAAATGAGTGATCTCGCGAATAAGCAATTTAAGAAGCTTTCTGTAACGATTCCATTGAATCAAGAAGCAGGAGAATGTTCTGTTGGTGAAAAGCAGATGATTGAGATTGCAAAGGCTCTAATGACTGATGCAAAGGTAATCGTAATGGATGAGCCAACTGCTGCACTAACAGAGCGTGAAATTCAGAAGTTGTTTGAAGTTATTGCATCCCTTAAGAAAGAAGGAGTATCAATCGTCTATATCTCGCATCGAATGGAGGAGATTTTTGCCATATGTGATCGAATAACCGTCATGCGAGATGGGAAGACAGTTGATACAAAACCAATTCCGGAAACGAATTTTGATGATGTGGTTAAAAAGATGGTTGGACGAGAACTAACCGATCGTTTCCCGGTTAGTCAATCAAAACCAGCGGAAGTTGTGCTTGAAGTGAAGAATGCTTCTAAGAAGGGGCAGTTTAAAGATGTGAACTTCTCCGTTAGATCAGGCGAAATTGTTGGGTTTTCAGGGTTAATGGGGTCTGGACGCACCGAAATGATGAGAACGATTTTCGGATTGGATTCCTTGGATCGAGGGGAGATTTGGGTAAAAGGTAAAAAAGTTTTAATTCGTAATCCGAATGATGCGATGAAGGTTGGCATTGGATTTGTTACAGAGGACCGCAAAGATGAAGGATTAGTCCTTGATTTCTCGGTACGAGATAATATGGTGCTGACAAATTTATATAGTTTCGCACCTAGAGGTGTAATTAATAATAAGAAAGAACAACAATTTGTAGATATCCTTATTAAACGTCTACATATTAAGACACAATCCTCATCAACTTTAGTTCGCAACTTATCTGGTGGTAATCAACAGAAGGTGGTAATTGCCAAATGGATCGGTATTGGATTAAGTGTCCTCATATTAGATGAGCCTACCCGTGGAGTTGATGTGGGCGCAAAAAGAGAAATATATCAACTTATGAACGAGTTAACGCAGCGTGGCGTAGCGATAATAATGGTGTCCTCAGAACTTCCCGAAGTATTAGGAATGAGTGATCGTATCTTTGTTGTTCATGAAGGAAAAATAAGTGGAGAACTCACAAAACAAGAAGCTACACAAGAGAACATCATGAGGTTAGCTACAGGGGGGCAATAG
- the rbsC gene encoding ribose ABC transporter permease (functions to transport ribose at high affinity; forms a complex with RbsA2C2B) — translation MTTIKDEKDQKGLQLGQFTQKLGPLLGLIILIVIVTVLNPSFLEPLNILNLLRQVAINALIAFGMTFVILTGGIDLSVGSILALSSAIMANLMLSGWDPILAIIAGCVLGGVMGVVNGVLITKGRMAPFIATLATMTIFRGLTLVYTNGNPITGLGDSLMFQLFGRGYFLGIPVPAITMIIVFAVLWIVLHKTPFGRKTYAIGGNEKASIISGIKVDRVKIMIYSLVGMLSALAGTILTSRLNSAQPTAGTSYELDAIAAVVLGGTSLTGGRGRIVGTLIGALIIGILNNGLNLLGVSSFYQMVVKGIVIAIAVLLDRRKAL, via the coding sequence ATGACAACAATCAAGGATGAGAAAGATCAAAAGGGTTTACAACTAGGACAGTTTACACAGAAACTTGGCCCATTACTAGGGTTGATTATCCTTATTGTTATTGTAACTGTACTTAACCCAAGTTTTCTGGAACCACTTAATATTCTCAATCTACTTAGACAAGTAGCGATTAATGCGCTTATTGCTTTCGGTATGACATTTGTTATTCTAACAGGTGGAATCGATTTATCGGTCGGATCTATTCTTGCACTCTCTAGTGCGATTATGGCAAATCTCATGCTCTCAGGGTGGGATCCGATATTAGCGATAATTGCTGGTTGTGTGTTAGGTGGCGTGATGGGTGTTGTTAATGGTGTTCTCATTACGAAAGGAAGAATGGCACCATTCATAGCAACATTAGCAACGATGACTATTTTTCGAGGGTTAACACTTGTATATACGAATGGTAATCCGATCACTGGTCTTGGCGATAGTTTGATGTTTCAATTATTTGGGCGAGGTTATTTTTTAGGTATTCCAGTCCCCGCTATTACAATGATCATCGTATTTGCTGTGCTATGGATTGTACTACACAAAACACCATTCGGTCGAAAAACTTATGCGATTGGTGGTAATGAAAAAGCATCAATTATTTCAGGTATTAAAGTGGATCGGGTCAAAATAATGATTTACTCTTTAGTCGGTATGTTATCGGCATTAGCAGGAACTATCTTAACCTCTAGGTTAAACTCTGCACAACCTACAGCGGGAACTTCTTATGAGTTAGATGCAATTGCTGCAGTTGTTCTTGGAGGTACGAGCTTAACTGGTGGTCGTGGACGAATTGTTGGTACATTAATTGGTGCGCTCATCATCGGAATATTGAATAATGGTCTAAACTTGCTCGGTGTATCTTCTTTTTATCAAATGGTAGTAAAAGGGATTGTTATTGCGATTGCTGTACTATTAGACCGTAGGAAAGCCTTATAG
- a CDS encoding ASCH domain-containing protein has product MKSLTFWSSDINDESLINEVMEGLKTATCTPMIWYYNNPEEEATEVGDYVAVLNNDRIHRCTIQITENYEIPYGMIDIRVAKGENYRSLEEFIEDHNKCWENDLLNEGITLSENTIIVVEHFKLIEVL; this is encoded by the coding sequence ATGAAAAGCTTAACTTTCTGGAGTAGTGATATTAATGATGAATCCCTAATCAATGAAGTGATGGAGGGTTTGAAAACAGCTACTTGCACACCAATGATATGGTACTATAACAATCCAGAAGAAGAGGCGACTGAGGTTGGTGACTATGTAGCCGTGTTAAATAATGATAGAATTCATAGATGTACAATACAGATAACTGAAAACTATGAAATTCCCTATGGAATGATCGATATAAGAGTTGCTAAGGGAGAGAACTATCGATCACTAGAAGAATTCATAGAGGATCATAATAAATGTTGGGAAAATGATTTATTAAATGAAGGAATAACATTAAGTGAGAATACGATAATTGTAGTAGAGCATTTTAAATTAATTGAAGTGTTATAG